A single window of Eucalyptus grandis isolate ANBG69807.140 chromosome 1, ASM1654582v1, whole genome shotgun sequence DNA harbors:
- the LOC104445956 gene encoding peroxidase A2 has protein sequence MAHSSTLSSPTVVALFAAALLFLLHPLNAELTADFYAKTCPDVSSIVQTVIHEALQYDPRITASLLRLHFHDCFVQGCDGSVLLDNSPTIKSEKDAAPNFNSARGFGVVDKIKAAIESTCPETVSCADILALAANASVYLSGGPYWTVLLGRRDSLTANQGLANVSIPSPFDSYANLTSKFYVLGLDITDLVTLSGAHTFGRAHCKSFTPRLYNFTKNGGPDPTLSPWYLTALQKLCPPNFNPKVITDLDPTTPNLFDNHYYSNLQKNDGLFETDQELYSTADAATVPIVNSFSADQSAFFKSFTRSIVNMGNISPLTGSNGEIRCNCRKVNKS, from the exons ATGGCCCATTCTTCTACTCTTTCGTCGCCAACGGTGGTGGCCCTTTTTGCCGCCGCCTTGTTGTTTCTCCTCCATCCATTGAATGCTGAACTAACCGCTGATTTTTATGCAAAGACATGCCCGGACGTGTCCAGCATCGTCCAGACCGTGATTCATGAGGCCCTTCAATATGACCCACGCATCACCGCCAGCCTCCTCCGTCTCCATTTTCACGATTGCTTCGTCCAA GGGTGTGATGGATCGGTATTGCTGGACAATAGCCCAACCATAAAGAGCGAGAAAGATGCTGCTCCGAATTTTAATTCCGCAAGAGGGTTCGGTGTGGTGGACAAGATCAAAGCGGCTATTGAGAGCACTTGTCCTGAGACTGTGTCTTGCGCTGACATCCTCGCCCTGGCTGCTAACGCTTCCGTTTATTTG TCAGGAGGTCCATATTGGACGGTGCTCTTGGGGAGGAGGGACAGCTTGACGGCGAACCAAGGGCTAGCGAACGTATCGATCCCCTCCCCTTTTGATAGCTATGCCAACCTCACTTCCAAGTTCTATGTTTTGGGCTTGGACATCACCGACCTTGTCACACTTTCCG GAGCTCACACCTTCGGACGTGCACATTGCAAGTCATTCACCCCTAGGCTGTACAACTTCACCAAAAATGGCGGCCCCGATCCCACCCTAAGCCCGTGGTACTTGACGGCTCTCCAGAAACTTTGCCCTCCAAACTTCAATCCTAAAGTCATCACCGACCTCGATCCGACGACCCCGAACTTGTTTGACAACCACTACTACTCCAACCTCCAGAAAAATGACGGGCTTTTTGAGACTGATCAAGAGCTGTACTCGACAGCCGATGCTGCGACAGTACCCATCGTCAACAGCTTCAGTGCCGACCAGAGTGCCTTCTTCAAGAGCTTCACTCGGTCGATAGTAAACATGGGAAACATAAGTCCTCTCACCGGAAGTAACGGGGAGATCAGGTGCAATTGCAGGAAGGTCAATAAGAGTTGA
- the LOC104445968 gene encoding peroxidase A2-like: MMVRSHAPSSLMGIAVFAALLFLLHPSSAQLSSNFYATSCPNVSNIVQTVIQQALQSDPRITASLLRLHFHDCFVDGCDGSLLLDNSATITSEKDAAPNTNSTRGFDVVDNIKSAIESSCPGTVSCADILALGAQASVVLSGGPSWTVLSGRRDSLTANQAGANTSIPSPFDSLANLTSKFAAVGLDTNDLVTLSGAHTFGRAQCRTFSPRLYNFNASGSPDPTISPSYLTTLQQLCPQNGSGSVLANLDPTTVNTFDNNYYANLQNNQGLLQSDQELFSTSGAATISIVNSFSGNQSAFFQSFAQSMINMGNISPLTGSSGEIRSNCKKVNGS; encoded by the exons ATGATGGTCCGTTCTCACGCTCCTTCCTCGCTGATGGGGATAGCGGTTTTCGCCGCGTTGTTGTTTCTCCTCCATCCGTCGAGTGCTCAATTAAGCTCAAACTTTTATGCCACATCATGCCCGAATGTGTCCAACATCGTCCAAACCGTGATCCAGCAGGCCCTTCAATCCGACCCGCGCATCACCGCCAGCCTCCTCCGTCTCCATTTCCACGATTGCTTTGTTGAC GGGTGTGATGGATCGTTGTTGCTGGACAACAGCGCAACCATTACGAGTGAGAAAGACGCAGCTCCGAATACAAATTCGACAAGAGGGTTCGATGTGGTGGACAACATCAAATCAGCCATCGAGAGCTCTTGTCCTGGGACCGTGTCTTGCGCCGACATTCTCGCCCTCGGTGCTCAAGCTTCTGTCGTTCTG TCAGGAGGTCCATCTTGGACGGTGCTCTCGGGGAGGAGGGACAGCTTGACGGCGAACCAAGCAGGAGCGAACACATCGATACCTAGCCCTTTTGATTCCTTGGCTAACCTCACTTCCAAATTCGCCGCTGTTGGCTTGGACACCAATGACCTTGTCACTCTTTCCG GAGCTCACACCTTTGGACGTGCACAGTGCAGGACATTCAGCCCTAGGCTCTACAACTTCAACGCGAGTGGCAGCCCAGATCCAACCATAAGTCCTTCATACTTGACCACTCTCCAACAACTTTGCCCACAGAATGGAAGCGGCTCCGTCCTCGCCAACCTCGACCCGACGACCGTGAACACATTCGACAACAACTACTACGCCAACCTCCAGAACAACCAAGGGCTTCTTCAGTCCGATCAAGAGCTGTTCTCAACATCTGGCGCCGCAACGATCTCCATCGTCAACAGCTTCAGCGGCAACCAGAGCGCCTTCTTCCAGAGCTTTGCTCAATCGATGATAAACATGGGAAACATTAGTCCTCTCACCGGAAGTAGTGGGGAGATCAGATCGAATTGCAAGAAGGTCAACGGGAGTTGA